In Salvelinus fontinalis isolate EN_2023a chromosome 25, ASM2944872v1, whole genome shotgun sequence, one genomic interval encodes:
- the pdcd6 gene encoding programmed cell death protein 6 isoform X2, with amino-acid sequence MFDRENKGGVNFNEFAGVWKYITDWQNIFRTYDRDNSGFIDKNELKQALTGFGYRLSDQFYNTLIEKFDRQRKGQVAFDDFIQCCIVLQRLTDVFRRYDTDQDGWIQVSYEQYLSMVFNVV; translated from the exons ATGTTTGACAGGGAGAACAAAGGAGGGGTGAACTTCAATGAGTTTGCGGGCGTGTGGAAGTACATCACGGACTGGCAGAACATCTTCCGCACCTACGACAGAGACAACTCGGGCTTCATCGACAAGAACGAGCTGAAGCAGGCACTGACTGGATTCG GGTATCGTCTCTCAGACCAGTTCTACAACACTCTCATAGAGAAATTTGATCGGCAGAGGAAGGGACAAGTGGCCTTCGATGACTTCATccagtgttgtattgttctacag AGGTTGACCGATGTGTTCAGGAGGTACGACACGGACCAAGACGGCTGGATCCAGGTTTCCTATGAACAGTATCTATCCATGGTTTTCAACGTTGTATAG